A window of Panthera tigris isolate Pti1 chromosome A3, P.tigris_Pti1_mat1.1, whole genome shotgun sequence genomic DNA:
ACCCCCCAGGAAATGCCGCCAACCCcgagtctgggggggggggagcgggggcggggaggggcttgAGGCCAAACCACACCACCCGCTCTCCTCAGGGTGGCCCGCTGTGGGCACGCTGCTCGGTATACAGAAGGTGCTCAATTAACGCTTGTGCCACAGAGCTCCCCTCGGCTTTCTCTCTACTCTCCTCCCTCGTGGATGACAGTTGAGAAAAGTGTTGGTCGACAGGAGTGTAGCGACAAAAGTGCGTGAAATTGGCCTCAGTGTAACGGGGAAGGCTGAACCCCCAGACCCAAAGTTTTGCCAGGAAGCACGTTTGAAACTCTCCCACTCAGTTACACAAGGCCTACCATTCACTCCAAGGCTTGCAGTGTTGAAACCCACTGGTCAGTGGCTCCTAGATACTGTCTGGGGGTTAATTCAGAAAGCCCCAAGCGTGATACTCTGCCACCTGTGGGTGACTTCTTCTTTGCTCATCTCTCCTAACTGGTtcctttctgtcccctccctccccccgcccccagctccctccctccctccccagggatgATCCTGATGTCCCCACCTCCTCTGGAGGGGATTCGGACCCCAACGTGTTTCACCAGAGAGTCCTCGCTTCTTGGTCGTTCAGATCAGAAACACCAAGTGAATGAATCCATCTTttctataaaagtttattttgtgatttttccaagAAGCGTTAGGGGAAAACATTGAAATCACGTGAAGGTACGTAACCAGgggtatataaaaataatttaaccgTGCATATTAATAACAAAGCAGCATTTCTTTCTAGCCACAACTAGTAGGTAATCTTGCCCGCGATTTTTCCAAAGGTATTATATACATCTCAGATaacaagaaatacacacacacacacacacacacacacacacacagctcaagTAGTTTTCTCCGTGCATTCCAGCTAACTGACACAGCTAAAGAGATAAAAACAGGAAAGACTGAATGCCTGGTGTCCTCAGGGTTGAACCAACGTGCACTGGATAGTGAATTTTGGAGACCTGCTGAGATTTCCCTTCCCGATCCCACAGTTAGCAGCCCGTACTTTGTGGTCTTATCTGAAAAATTACCGTGTGTCTTTTGAATCGGCCCATCGGCGTGGTCATGGCAGTGGTATGGGTGGTGCTCACTGAGAAAATcccactctctcttgctcccGGTTGCATTGGAAAGGGGGCTGCTCTCAAAAGGAAAGCTCTCGGGTCTGATTACATCTGGCTGATCCTTTGCTTCAGGGCAAGGACCTCTCTCTCGATCTCGTAGGGCAGGTCGGTGTTAACTTGCTCCTCCAAGTACTTCTGGATGTCCTTCACCTCCTTCTCCCAGAACCCCTTGGGGATGTCGAAGAGCTCCTTCACGTTGACGTCCCCCAGGCCTTTCAGGTTCAGGGCGCCCTCCTCAGGGATGTAGCCTATGGGCGTGAGCTTGGCACCCGCTTCCCCGTTGATCCGGTTGAACATCCATTCCAGCACCCTGGAGTTCTCCCCGAAGCCCGGCCAGAGAAATTTGCCTTCGTCGTCTTTCCGGAACCAGTTGACGTGGAAGATCTTGGGCAGCTTGGCTGCTGGGCGCTGGGCCATGCTGAGCCAGTGGGCCAGGTATTTGCCAAAGTTGTAGCCAAAGAAAGGCCGCATGGCAAAGGGGTCGTGCATGATGACCTTGCCTATGAACAGAGAGGGGGATCCCGCTGGTCAATCATGCTCTTATGGGACAATACTGGCGCCATTTATCGTTGGCCTGAGCACGTGGAGACAGGGACCACACCAGTCCCTCTGGTCTGCGGTTTGAGTTGTTCACTCAGATTTACCTTTGTGTTCCGCGGCTGCTGTGGCCTCCGATCGCATCGCCGCCCCCACAAACACTCCATGCTGCCAGGTGAGAGCTTCGTAGACCAGAGGGACCCCTGTAGCAGGAGACAAGGAACACCCCGTAAAGGCTTTGACACAGACCCCTGGGCTGGCGATGGCATCTCCCGAAATGGAAAGACACAGAGGAACGGTATCTTTCTACTTGAGCTGCTTTCGTCCTCCCAAAGCCAACGTGCACAACCCGCTGTCAAAGTTACACCACTGAGGCCACGCAGCGGGAAGTTTAATTAGATAGAGCCACAACCCGTCAAGGATGCAGCCTTGCCAATTATCCTGGATTTTTGGAAGCTGGAGATCTTTGGTGCCCTCTGGCGAGGTCACGAAAAAGGAGAGATTCCATGGACGCTTTCTGGAAGCCAACACACCCATGCTCCCGGCCTGAACGAAGGAGAGACTCACCGGCAGGTCGGCGGCCTCCGAAGATGATGCCCTCGATGGGCACCCCTTCCGGAGACTCCCAGGCAGGGTCGATGATGGGACACTGGCTGGCAGGGGTGCAGAAGCGTGAGTTGGGATGGGCGCAAGGTTCCCCTGCGACAGCAAGAGAGGAGGCGCCCCTTAGCATCTGGCCCAAACCAGTAGTGCTTAgaggctggggccctggggtCTCCAGGAGGGGGCTCACCGTCCTGGGGGGACCATTCCTTGTTCTTCCACGAGGTGAGCCTGATGCCCGGGGCCAGCGGCTGGTCGATACCTTCCCAATAAAAGCCCCCGTCGCTGGTCTCGCCCACGTTAGTGAAGATGGTGTTCTTCTGGATGGTCTTGATGGCGTTGGGGTTGGTCTTCACAGAGGTTCCAGGAGCCACCCCGAAAAAGCCATTTTCTGGGTTGATAGCCCTTAGGTTACCTGGAAGGTTGTCAACCAGAAAGGTAGACATTAACGCCAAACAAAACGTGACGGATCTTTGCACCGAAtcctcaaatctttttttttttttttcctcctccctggaAGAGATTCCTCTTTTCTCATCCGAGCATGATTTTCCGCTTTGACACTTTTACAACCCTTCCTTCCTCGTCGGTTTTCCACCGAGAGTGTTTTAACACATTTATTGTATAAACAAGCAGCGGCATATGGGGCCCCATTTCAACCCAGATCCTATATTAAATTAAAGAATGCTCGCAGAATACATATTCCTAGGGCTCTGCGAGATCCGAAAGAACAGACTCAAAAAGCCCAATGCCGTGGACTTGGGAGAATTTGGCACGCTTTGAAAGCCAAAAGTTCACCTAGGTGCAATCGTCGTCGTCAACGGTTAGGTCTAAGAGAGTCACCTTCTCGGTCAAATTTCATCCAGGCAATGTCATCTCCCACACACTCTATCTTCCACCCTGGGAGGCTGGGGTTCATCATGGCCAGGTTGGTCTTCCCACAGGCACTGGGAAAGGCTGCTGCGAAATACTTCTTCTGGCCCTTGGGGTTGGTGATGCCCAGGATCTGTTGGGGACAAGATTCCTCCTTAATCTGCTTCCTCCGGTCCCTCCCGGTGGCCAGTGGTTCAGCCTGGGAGAGTGCCCAGAAGCCCCAAAAGGGTAGGTTCCCAAGACCTATGTCTTCAGCTGTCAAAGcgaacattttaaataagaaagtctaggggcgcctgggtggcttggtccgttaagcgtccgacttcagctcaggtcgtgatctcacggtccgtgagttcaagccctgcatcgggctctgtgctgaccgctcagagcctggagcctgtttcagattctgtgtctccctctctctctgcccctcccctgttcatgctctgtctttgtctcaaaaataaataaacgtttaaaaaataaataaataaataaataagaaagtctAAGGGAGCAAAAGTCTAAGGGAGCTCCGGTTTGAAGTGATTCAAAAGAGGCATTAACAATCCTCGGTGGGGCTTCTAAACCTGTCCTCGGGGCACACTGGTCTTGCCTGATGGGAACTGCACATGCGTGGGCATTTGGACCTCCGCacgcgcccccgcccccaggtccCCGCCGTGCGGGTGCACGACTTCCTACAACTTACCAGCATGTGTTCTGCCAGCCACCCCTCTTCCTTAGCCAGCCGGCTGGCTATCCTGAGGGCGAAGCACTTCTTCCCGAGGAGCGAGTTCCCGCCGTACCCACTCCCGAAGGAGATGATTTCCCTGCGGTCGGGCAGGTGGGCGATGAGGGTCATCTCTGGGTTGCAAGGCCAGTTGTTCACCAGGGGCTCTGCGCAGGAGGACACAGCCCGGGTGAGCGCGCTGCCTCTCCACCCGGGGGTCCCCGGGGCAAAGGCCCAGGGCTCGAGGCGAGGCTGATTTGCCTTCGCAACTTCGGACCCGGAAAGGGTACACTTACTTTTTAAAGGCAGAGGGCATCCCACGGAATGGAGGCACTTGACGAAGTCCCCGTCACCCAGCGCTTCCAGGACCGGGGTGCCCATCCTCGTCATGATGCGCATGCTGGCCACCACGTAGGGGGAGTCTGTCAGCTCGATGCCGATCTTCGACAGAGGGGAGCCCAGCGGCCCCATGCTGAATGGGATGATGTACATGGTGCGACCTGGAGGGGCcggtgggcgggggaggggtgagaaATGAGCCCGGCATCACAGACGACAGCACGGCGACATCGCCCTTCCTACCGGCACCCGCCCTCTGCTTCTGTTTGATTTTTCCCAGTCAAGCAACTGTCTCCTTCACCTTTCATGCACCCTGGGAATCGGGCATTGAATGCTTTCTCGAAGTCCTCCTCGGACATCCAGCGACCTAGTTGGCTAGGGCCGGTTTTGGGGATGGGCACGGTATCTCTTTGCTCTTGGGTAATGATGACCGTCTTGCTTTCAATTCTGGCCACATCCCTGGGGTCAGTGAGAGCCAGCCAGCtgcaaaaattttgaaaaaattggTTAGGAACGGAGGGGGCAGTGTCGCCCTCCCCCGCTGCCTCTGCGCACGGGATTCCCTTCCGCCAGGCGTCAGGGGGTTACGGACCAGTCCCGTGCAGCACCGTGCCCTTCCCGCACCTCACAGGTGCCCAGCGCACGGACGGTGCCCCACACGTGTGGACAACCGCACCAACCGGGGCGCAGCCGAGGAGATGTTACTAGACTGAGCTTGTCTCTCAGGAGAGGGTGGGTCTGGCTGTCGTCCTCGTCAGGGATGGAGTTCGCAGGGAGTGTCCCTACGTTGCTATCTCACGGCCGACCTGAGCCGCTCTATGAATGTCATTAAACTGCAGTCTCTAGGTGGGAAcggcggggctgggggccggcTTACCAGTTGTGGTATTTCCGCAGCCTCTTGATCACCCCCTGGGCCTCCATCTGGTCCAGCAGCTTCCGGTTCTCGCCGTCGGAGCCATCACAGATGTGGATATGGTCGGGCTGGCACAGCTTGGCGCTACTCTCCACGAATGCTCTCACCGCCTGGGGCAGGCTGTCTAGGGTGCCCTGGACGACCTTGGCCGAGAAATTGAGGCTGCTGGGGAGCTGAGGAGGCATTTCTGCAGGGCTTCGCTAAGGGCCACGGACGCTTCCCTGAAATAGAAAGCACAGGCCCCTTGAACAACCTAAAAGACGCCCCCAGGGAAACTCAACGCGTCTCTTTGGTTGCACCTCACCAGACAGTCGAAGCgctggggagaaaaggaaacGAGTTTGCGTCGGCTCCGCAACCTTTAGACACGCAAATTAAAAAGCTCTACCTACCTTTCTCCGTCTCGGATGATCTCGATGAGAGATCCAAGGGTTTCCCACGAGGTGCTTCCGGCCGGTGGACAACCGTTCCCAATGGGAAGGCCGTGTTGGCTGTTTGGAGGCCGGACCTCCCGGCCTTAAATCCCATTGAGGAGAAGGGCCCCGCCCCTCGGCTACACCCGGGGAGGCTCGTCTCTGACGTCAGGGGCAGGACTTTGGATCGCGGCCCCAGTCCGTTGTGCTTCTGGACGGGCTTACCACCACAACCCCCAAGGGAGATAATCATTGAACAGATAGCTGTTAATGAGTGCTGGGCGGCCTAGAGTCGCAGACCGGCCGCGACAAGTCCTTGCACAACTTGTGATTGACTAAACTTTGACCCAGTTCACTCTGCTGATGTAAAACAGTCCGTCCTTCCACTGACGGGCAGGTGGGATCCTGCAGGCCTGGCGGGAGCTCCTCCCGGACACCCAGGGCTCCGGGCAGCACATTCCATGTACCGATGGCCCCTGGCTGGCAGAACGCCGCCACGGTGAGGTGTCACCCCACAGTCAAAACCTATGGGAAGAGAGCACCCAAGTATAAGCAAACGCGTGGCTCATTGGGAAAAGTCAGACCTAACGGGGGGCAAATAACCTTCCAGAGAGTCCCCTGTAGGCCCCCCGCCCAAAATATAAACTTGTGAGGGCAGGGATTTCCgcctcttttgttaatttttgtaggTACGGTTCCTAGTATATAGTAGgcactgaatgagtgaatgccaAGCGTTGTTCTAAACGCTTTGCATCAACGGACTCATTGCCACCCTCTGAGCTGGTGCCTACAAACTGACAAGgagaccgaggcccagagaggcccagCGGCTGTCCCCAGCTCCTGGCTGTAGGGCAAGAGAGGGCAGATTGGAGCCTAAGCACGCGGGGCTCTGGAGTACCACCCCGTACCGCCCCTTGTGAGGTGCCATTCCCTTTTCTGGAACTTTCCGCGTACTCTCCAAGCAGGTCCGGGCTGGATGCAGTTACTCGTGGAGATGACTACATGCTTCTCATTGCCCTTGCCATTCTGAGCGCCTGGGGAGTGAAGGGGGCTTGGTGGTTTCGCTAGATTACCCTTGAGCAATGAGACCTTTATAACAGCTGTAAAGAATGTGCTTTGCAAGCTGCAGGGGCTTCGGTCCAACTTAATGAACTCTGAAGCCGCTTGCTGGCATTTCGAGATCACTGGGTGAGAAGTCGGGAGCACGGAGCCAGGCCCCGACTCTCCACAGGGGACCCACCGGCACGGTCAGGGGGTGCCCTGTCCCTCGGATGAGGGTGGGTAGGGATTTACCTGCCTCCACCATGGGGGGTACAGAGATAATTCCGTGACTGTGTCTGAAAGGAACTGTAGAAATACAAGACTTTGAGATGGgccgccggggtggctcagtcggttgggattcgacttcggctcaggtcacgatctcacggttcgtgagttcgagccccgcgtcaggctctgtgctgacagctcggagcctggagcctgcttcggattctgtgtctccccctccctctgcccctcccccgctcgtgttctgtctctccctgtctcttaataataaataaacgtttaggaaaaaaaaggttttcatttatttaaaattatttcctgtttGGGTCACTGGAATTCGTTCCTAGAGGTGCGGTCAGCCGTCTAAGTTTGTGTCATATCTAAATTCAAGCACGAGTAGTGCTCAGCGGCCAAGGGACACTTTCTGAGCATGTGACACCGGTGAGATTGGCCATTCAAATGCCCAACCGTAAACACGCAACACGCACATTTATGCCAGTGCGGTTCCTCTCACCAAATGGGTAGAGATTCCCATTTTGCTGATAAAACCGGAACAGGTTTGATTCCCTCAAAGAGCACGTAGGTTGAACACAAACTTGAGAAACCAGAACTTACCCGCATTTCTAAATGCTCCCCGTAAATTCAAGGTGTTTATGCTCTGAGTCTTCCTGGAGGGAAGTAGCTAGCTCAATTAAAATGTAGGAGCATCGGTCACCGCCGCCCTCCAGCCCATTGTCGAATTACCCACATTTGCCTCAGGGAAGGCTGGCATTGTCCGTCATCAAGATGTGAAAAGGCAAACTGGGTTGCGGGTTTCCCTGAAAGCACTGGGTTTGTTAGGAGACAGTGTTGCGGACAGAAGCTGGGGTGTTGAGGACACAGCAGAAGTAAGGACAAACTTCATTTACCCCTCTGTTGATGGGGCCCCGCCTTGTCTCTCTCCCTGGAGGATGCCTGCCCCGTAGGGGACTCATTAAGCAATAATCTCAAGGGGCTGGGCCAGAGACCTCTGGATTTCCCCCCATTTCCCCCTAGGCTAAGTTGTAAGGAAGACCACCGGCTGGTCCACCCCCTGCAAGGAGTTTTCATGCTCCCGGTGTGGCTGGGGACGGTGGACGGCGCCCTCTGGTGGGCTCACGATGCGAATTGCATCTGTCATCTCTGGAGTAAACGCCATAGGGACCCCTGACTTTTCGGGGGTGGCTTGGCCCCCTGTGTCCTAAGATACAAGACTGCTCCTCTTTTTAACAACAAATAAAACGTTGATCCCAGACAGAACTGGTTTTTGTTGCAAGAAGGAGAAGGAACCAGGAGGCACTGGGGAAAACAAAGCTTCAGACCCCAAAGTGACTTCACTTCTCCTCATGGGGTTCCACACCCACTTGGTGGTGGCGGTTAAGCGGCAGGCTGGGTCTGAGGGTCTGAGGAGGGAGGGCGCAGGCCTCCGGAATGCCCGAGCAGACAGAGGGGCGAAGACAGCACGGAGACAGGGGCAGGGCCTGCCAGAACTCAAAAGGTGTGGGCAGGTGAGCGTGGGGGCTGGGAACGGCCGACTTCCGGGACAATAGTGGGAGAGGAAGCCCTGAACTTGGGTAGGATCTCACAAAGGATGCTGGGAACAGTTTGAAGGAGACAGGCATGGGTGGTTTCTTGGTTACCTGAgggctgataaaaaaaaaaaaaaaaaaaaaaaaaaaaaaaaccaaaaacccagagACTCCAAAGACCGTCCCCACCAGTGCTTGGATTTCCTGCGAGTCTAGATGGGTGATGTCCACACTGTGCTCTGAGGGACGTGGAAGGATTCCACTGAGCCTCCTCACAGCACAGGGGAGGAGGGCCCCGTGGGACGTGCTCAGGCCCTCCTCACAGGCAGCCCTTCTGACTTCATCGGTGGCACCTACTGGGCGTCCAGATTGGATCTTTGTTTGAA
This region includes:
- the PCK1 gene encoding phosphoenolpyruvate carboxykinase, cytosolic [GTP], with the protein product MPPQLPSSLNFSAKVVQGTLDSLPQAVRAFVESSAKLCQPDHIHICDGSDGENRKLLDQMEAQGVIKRLRKYHNCWLALTDPRDVARIESKTVIITQEQRDTVPIPKTGPSQLGRWMSEEDFEKAFNARFPGCMKGRTMYIIPFSMGPLGSPLSKIGIELTDSPYVVASMRIMTRMGTPVLEALGDGDFVKCLHSVGCPLPLKKPLVNNWPCNPEMTLIAHLPDRREIISFGSGYGGNSLLGKKCFALRIASRLAKEEGWLAEHMLILGITNPKGQKKYFAAAFPSACGKTNLAMMNPSLPGWKIECVGDDIAWMKFDREGNLRAINPENGFFGVAPGTSVKTNPNAIKTIQKNTIFTNVGETSDGGFYWEGIDQPLAPGIRLTSWKNKEWSPQDGEPCAHPNSRFCTPASQCPIIDPAWESPEGVPIEGIIFGGRRPAGVPLVYEALTWQHGVFVGAAMRSEATAAAEHKGKVIMHDPFAMRPFFGYNFGKYLAHWLSMAQRPAAKLPKIFHVNWFRKDDEGKFLWPGFGENSRVLEWMFNRINGEAGAKLTPIGYIPEEGALNLKGLGDVNVKELFDIPKGFWEKEVKDIQKYLEEQVNTDLPYEIEREVLALKQRISQM